Proteins encoded together in one Chitinophaga varians window:
- a CDS encoding PDZ domain-containing protein, which translates to MKNVLRNFTLAGFSCLAVSVATAQSPGASAKDKMGEYDEIVIKNKSNKGGKVTVEIKDGSILLDGQKMDQYNNPDISVFRRRITPMNGNNFSFDNGSSRDEIQLFNNDEDEGEGLPITDNKAVLGVITEKTTAVGATVKSVAPGSPADKAGIKVGDAITKINDEVINEPKALFETIGRFKPGDKITVSYTRNGKQNKASVTLDERKEDSFGGIFNAPRRRSELFTFPMPRNRQGLGFDFNRADDGVKLGIQVQDTDDDNGAQVINMAPGSPAEKAGFKVNDLITDMAGSPVKSAHDVAELYRANRDKGTITATIKRNGQTQTIDIKVPKKLHTADL; encoded by the coding sequence ATGAAAAACGTACTCAGAAATTTTACCCTGGCAGGCTTCAGTTGCCTCGCCGTAAGCGTAGCCACCGCACAAAGTCCGGGTGCTTCAGCAAAAGATAAAATGGGCGAGTATGATGAAATCGTCATCAAAAACAAAAGCAACAAAGGCGGAAAGGTCACCGTGGAAATCAAAGACGGTAGTATCCTGCTGGACGGCCAAAAGATGGACCAGTACAACAATCCTGACATCTCCGTTTTCCGCCGGCGCATTACCCCCATGAATGGTAACAACTTCAGCTTTGACAACGGGTCTTCCCGTGATGAAATCCAACTCTTTAACAATGATGAAGATGAAGGCGAAGGACTTCCCATTACCGATAATAAAGCCGTACTGGGCGTTATCACCGAAAAAACCACTGCCGTAGGCGCCACCGTGAAATCCGTCGCCCCCGGCAGCCCTGCAGACAAAGCAGGCATCAAAGTAGGAGATGCCATCACAAAAATCAATGATGAAGTCATCAACGAACCCAAAGCGCTGTTTGAAACCATCGGCCGTTTCAAACCCGGCGACAAAATAACGGTATCGTATACACGCAATGGCAAACAAAATAAAGCAAGCGTTACACTGGACGAGAGGAAAGAGGATTCTTTTGGCGGCATCTTCAACGCACCCCGCAGAAGGAGCGAACTGTTCACATTTCCCATGCCCCGTAACAGACAAGGCCTGGGCTTTGATTTTAACAGGGCCGATGACGGCGTAAAACTTGGTATCCAGGTGCAGGACACCGATGACGACAACGGTGCGCAGGTGATCAATATGGCGCCCGGTTCTCCCGCCGAAAAAGCAGGCTTCAAAGTCAATGACCTGATCACGGACATGGCCGGCAGCCCCGTAAAATCGGCACATGACGTGGCAGAACTTTATCGCGCCAACCGCGACAAGGGAACTATAACGGCAACGATTAAACGAAATGGTCAGACACAGACCATTGACATCAAGGTCCCGAAAAAACTGCACACGGCAGACCTTTAA
- a CDS encoding aldehyde dehydrogenase: MISNAQISQLYNAQHDYFDSGVTRPYAFRKAMLQKLKKAIQRYEPRILEALKLDLNKHPLEAYSSEVGFLYEEIAYIAANLKQWMEPEVVTSPFVTYPSSSRVYREPLGLTLIIAPWNYPFMLQLSPLVGAIAGGNCAILKPSELAPHTATVIAGLIQETFDPAYITVVEGDGSTVIPALMAFRFDHVFFTGSIPVGKKIMEMAVPHLTPVTLELGGKSPCIVDEKVNIKVAAKRIVWSKFWNAGQTCVAPDYLLVHHKIKEELTAALKAAIVEFFGEDPAASKDYARMINTRRFDAVAAYLKEGHVLYGGQTDRDQRYIAPTLLEDVEWDDQVMQEEIFGPVLPILTFETLPQAIQVIKKNPYPLALYVFTKSKKTENALIEQVRFGGGCVNNALVHLTNPELPFGGAGFSGMGQYHGRYSFETFTHAKGMLKTGTWLDVPVKYPPFKNKLGLLKKIMK, translated from the coding sequence ATGATCAGCAATGCCCAGATAAGTCAGCTGTACAATGCCCAGCATGATTATTTCGATTCCGGTGTTACCCGCCCCTATGCCTTCAGAAAAGCGATGCTGCAAAAACTGAAGAAAGCTATTCAGCGGTACGAGCCCCGTATCCTCGAAGCGTTAAAGCTGGACCTCAACAAACACCCGCTGGAAGCGTATAGCAGTGAAGTGGGATTCCTGTATGAAGAGATTGCTTATATAGCGGCCAATCTGAAACAGTGGATGGAGCCGGAAGTGGTGACTTCCCCTTTTGTGACGTACCCCAGCAGCAGCCGTGTATACCGCGAACCGTTGGGACTGACGCTGATCATAGCACCCTGGAATTATCCTTTTATGCTTCAACTGAGCCCGCTGGTAGGTGCTATCGCAGGGGGCAACTGCGCCATTCTGAAACCTTCTGAACTGGCGCCGCATACGGCGACGGTGATCGCCGGCCTGATCCAAGAGACATTTGACCCGGCTTATATTACAGTGGTGGAGGGAGACGGCAGTACTGTGATCCCGGCATTGATGGCTTTCCGCTTCGATCACGTGTTTTTTACCGGCAGCATTCCTGTGGGCAAAAAAATTATGGAGATGGCGGTGCCGCACCTCACACCGGTTACGCTGGAGCTGGGCGGCAAGTCCCCTTGTATCGTAGATGAAAAAGTGAATATAAAAGTGGCGGCTAAACGAATTGTCTGGTCCAAATTCTGGAACGCGGGACAAACCTGCGTGGCGCCGGATTACTTGTTGGTGCATCATAAAATAAAAGAAGAACTGACGGCGGCGCTGAAAGCTGCTATCGTGGAGTTTTTTGGAGAAGATCCTGCTGCCAGCAAGGATTACGCCCGGATGATCAATACCCGCCGCTTTGATGCCGTAGCTGCCTATCTGAAAGAAGGGCATGTGCTTTATGGGGGGCAGACAGACCGCGATCAGCGTTATATCGCCCCTACCCTGCTGGAAGACGTGGAATGGGACGATCAGGTAATGCAGGAGGAAATCTTCGGCCCGGTGTTGCCTATTCTGACCTTTGAAACCTTGCCGCAGGCGATCCAGGTGATTAAGAAAAACCCTTATCCGTTGGCGTTATATGTCTTCACCAAAAGCAAAAAAACAGAAAACGCACTGATAGAGCAGGTGCGCTTTGGCGGTGGTTGCGTCAATAATGCGTTGGTACACCTTACCAATCCTGAGCTGCCCTTTGGTGGTGCAGGCTTTAGTGGTATGGGACAGTATCATGGCCGGTATAGTTTCGAGACGTTCACCCATGCGAAAGGTATGCTGAAAACCGGTACCTGGCTGGACGTGCCGGTAAAATATCCTCCGTTTAAAAATAAACTCGGCCTGTTGAAGAAGATCATGAAATAA
- the gatB gene encoding Asp-tRNA(Asn)/Glu-tRNA(Gln) amidotransferase subunit GatB produces the protein MSDIYSKYETVIGLEVHAQLLTDSKLFCSDSAAFGGAPNTHISAISLAHPGTLPRMNRKAAEYAIKLGLACHCEIEKDNYFARKNYFYPDLPKGYQVSQHTAPICKGGYVPVVTEAGSRQIQLNRIHLEEDAGKLLHDQDPANSYVDYNRAGVPLVEIVSEPDMHTSDEAYAYLTELRRLVRYLGVCDGNMEEGSMRCDANISVRIKGTTTLGTKVEVKNMNSIRNVKRAIDNEVKRQIDLLEAGGTLIQETRSFEAATGSSFSLRSKEEANDYRYFPEPDLAPFHLTDEFIAAVRATLPALPEELVQKYTTTYGLPEYDARVICDDKGTADYFESLTGVTTQYKAAANWMLGPVKSWLNEHSADISQFPVPPAALAALIHLTDSGKVSFSIASSRILPEMITATTEDPLAIATRLNLLQDTNADNISPIIDEVLAKYPDKVAAFRGGKKGLMSLFVGEVMKLSKGKADPRLTNELLAEKLKG, from the coding sequence ATGAGCGATATCTACAGTAAATATGAAACAGTGATAGGGCTGGAAGTGCATGCCCAGCTGCTCACCGACAGCAAACTGTTCTGCAGTGACAGTGCTGCCTTCGGCGGGGCGCCCAATACACATATCAGCGCCATTTCCCTGGCACATCCCGGCACCTTGCCCCGGATGAACCGCAAAGCAGCCGAATATGCCATTAAACTGGGCCTCGCCTGTCATTGCGAAATAGAAAAGGATAATTATTTCGCCCGTAAGAACTACTTCTATCCCGATCTGCCCAAAGGGTACCAGGTATCCCAGCATACCGCCCCCATTTGCAAAGGGGGATATGTACCAGTAGTCACAGAAGCCGGAAGCCGGCAGATTCAGCTCAACCGTATCCACCTGGAGGAAGATGCCGGTAAGCTGCTGCACGACCAGGACCCGGCCAACAGCTACGTGGACTACAACCGCGCCGGCGTGCCCCTCGTGGAAATCGTGAGCGAGCCTGATATGCATACCAGCGACGAAGCCTACGCCTACCTGACCGAGCTGCGGCGGCTCGTACGTTACCTCGGCGTATGTGACGGCAACATGGAAGAAGGCAGCATGCGCTGCGACGCCAATATCTCCGTACGCATCAAAGGCACTACCACATTGGGTACCAAGGTGGAAGTAAAAAACATGAACTCTATCCGCAACGTGAAGCGGGCCATCGATAATGAAGTAAAAAGACAGATAGACCTGCTGGAAGCCGGCGGCACCCTGATACAGGAAACCAGAAGCTTCGAGGCAGCCACCGGCAGCTCTTTCTCCCTGCGCTCCAAAGAAGAAGCGAACGACTATCGTTACTTCCCCGAGCCGGACCTGGCGCCGTTCCATCTCACCGATGAGTTTATTGCCGCTGTCAGGGCCACTTTGCCCGCCCTGCCGGAAGAACTGGTCCAAAAATATACGACAACATACGGACTGCCGGAATACGATGCCCGTGTAATCTGCGATGACAAAGGCACTGCAGATTATTTTGAAAGCCTCACCGGGGTCACCACACAGTATAAAGCCGCTGCCAACTGGATGCTGGGCCCTGTAAAATCATGGCTCAACGAACATTCGGCAGACATCTCTCAGTTCCCGGTCCCCCCGGCAGCCCTGGCAGCGCTGATCCACCTCACCGACAGCGGAAAAGTAAGCTTCTCCATCGCCTCTTCCAGGATATTACCGGAGATGATCACCGCCACCACTGAAGACCCGCTGGCGATCGCCACCCGGCTCAATCTCCTGCAAGACACCAATGCCGACAATATCAGCCCCATTATTGATGAGGTGCTGGCCAAATACCCCGACAAGGTAGCCGCCTTCCGCGGTGGTAAAAAAGGCCTGATGTCGCTGTTTGTAGGAGAAGTGATGAAACTGTCCAAAGGCAAGGCCGACCCACGGCTTACCAACGAGCTGCTGGCAGAAAAACTGAAAGGATAG
- a CDS encoding TlpA disulfide reductase family protein — translation MKKYLLWMSVAAFLAGCAGQTEKGEFKIEGHFTNLPLGPVVLEELTLDNLKVVDSTSVKDASGKFTLKGMVPEQGLYRIRFDNGKFILLSLDAGDMKLEGDVNNLEALKVSGSEATSELQQFLQDISKQSIALTEEMRKVDSLHGAKVPDSVFQPQLAAIQKKEKDFEQEFFTMAEKTKNPANAVFAISQVRNPEEIISHKQTITGLTTRFPKNTLVKSMTDKIAELEKNNQLTNGDAAGGDDEEATAVKVGMEAPDFTLPDPNGKMISLKSMRGKYVLLDFWASWCGPCREENPNVVKAFQQFKGKNFTVLGVSLDKTKDQWTAAIAKDGLAWNHVSDLKFWDSSVVPLYGINAIPTNFLLDPQGKVIASNLRGDELIAKLKEVLK, via the coding sequence ATGAAAAAATACTTATTGTGGATGTCCGTAGCCGCCTTCCTGGCCGGATGTGCCGGACAAACGGAAAAGGGAGAGTTTAAAATTGAGGGACATTTTACCAATCTCCCCCTCGGACCTGTAGTACTGGAGGAACTGACGCTGGACAACCTGAAAGTGGTGGATTCCACCAGCGTAAAAGATGCCAGCGGTAAATTTACCCTGAAAGGCATGGTGCCGGAACAAGGGCTCTACCGCATCCGCTTTGATAACGGCAAATTCATCCTGCTCTCGCTCGATGCCGGCGATATGAAACTCGAAGGGGACGTCAACAACCTCGAAGCGCTGAAAGTAAGCGGCTCTGAAGCTACTTCCGAACTGCAGCAGTTCCTGCAGGACATCAGCAAGCAGTCCATCGCCCTGACGGAAGAAATGCGTAAAGTGGACAGCCTCCACGGCGCCAAAGTGCCCGACAGCGTATTCCAGCCACAGCTGGCCGCTATCCAGAAAAAAGAAAAGGATTTCGAACAGGAATTCTTCACCATGGCTGAAAAAACAAAAAATCCGGCCAACGCCGTATTTGCTATCAGCCAGGTAAGAAACCCGGAGGAAATCATCTCCCATAAACAAACCATCACCGGTTTAACTACCCGCTTCCCGAAAAACACGCTGGTAAAAAGCATGACCGACAAAATCGCGGAGCTGGAAAAAAACAACCAGTTGACCAATGGTGATGCAGCCGGCGGCGATGACGAAGAAGCTACCGCTGTAAAAGTAGGCATGGAAGCCCCTGATTTCACGCTTCCTGATCCTAATGGGAAAATGATCAGCCTGAAATCCATGCGCGGCAAATATGTGCTGCTCGATTTCTGGGCCAGCTGGTGTGGCCCCTGCCGCGAAGAAAACCCTAACGTGGTAAAAGCCTTCCAGCAGTTCAAAGGCAAAAACTTCACGGTGCTTGGCGTATCACTGGACAAAACCAAAGACCAGTGGACCGCAGCCATCGCAAAAGACGGCCTCGCCTGGAACCATGTGAGCGACCTGAAGTTCTGGGACTCTTCCGTAGTGCCATTGTATGGTATCAACGCTATCCCGACCAACTTCCTGCTCGATCCACAGGGTAAAGTAATCGCCAGCAATCTCAGAGGCGATGAGCTGATAGCGAAATTGAAAGAAGTATTGAAATAA
- a CDS encoding SusD/RagB family nutrient-binding outer membrane lipoprotein encodes MLSTSCSKFVDGYEVSPNNPVKATGPLVLSSAELGLMSVYAGTPARTAGVLTQQLGGTADQMLAIDMYDIKEGDATNDWNNIYNNVIQPCNDIVAQYSEGNPHNKAMALVIKAMGLGVATDMWGDVPGQEGGMGNINGNFSPKYDAQKDIYAQIQSLLDEAIGLLKTAGSDVREVGANDLFFKGDLAKWLNTAYLLKARYAIHLTKKNANDAATKALDALSNVTNVGDLRATYGESYNENNQWFQFSQGRATLLRMGENLINMMKASNDPRLSVYAAVAPGGGYVGAAPGSENQNASELGTYMAGQTSPITLAGYVEALFIKAEANLILGKTQEAADAYNTAVLTHVQNATGSPAPAAFVTAYASETAASITKEKIMNQKYVALFAQIEAYTDWRRTGFPTLTPNPHNVLNKPAIPRRLPTDQNERLYNKNAVVTSDILKPVWWDE; translated from the coding sequence ATGCTTTCTACTTCCTGCAGTAAGTTTGTTGACGGGTATGAAGTTTCTCCAAACAACCCAGTTAAAGCCACCGGTCCATTGGTGTTGTCCAGTGCCGAACTCGGGCTGATGTCTGTTTATGCAGGAACACCTGCACGTACGGCTGGAGTCCTGACCCAACAGTTGGGTGGTACAGCAGATCAGATGTTGGCTATTGATATGTACGATATCAAAGAAGGTGATGCCACCAACGACTGGAATAACATTTACAATAACGTTATTCAGCCTTGTAATGATATAGTTGCCCAGTATAGCGAGGGTAACCCGCATAACAAAGCGATGGCACTTGTTATAAAGGCAATGGGCCTTGGCGTTGCAACAGACATGTGGGGAGATGTTCCTGGCCAGGAAGGTGGTATGGGCAACATTAACGGTAACTTTTCACCGAAGTATGACGCCCAGAAAGACATCTATGCACAAATCCAGTCTCTGCTGGATGAGGCAATCGGTTTGCTGAAAACCGCCGGATCTGATGTTCGCGAAGTGGGCGCCAATGACCTTTTCTTTAAAGGAGATTTGGCCAAGTGGTTAAATACCGCTTATCTGCTGAAGGCAAGATATGCTATCCACCTGACCAAAAAGAATGCTAATGACGCCGCTACCAAAGCGTTGGATGCATTGTCCAATGTGACCAATGTTGGCGACCTGAGGGCAACTTACGGTGAGTCTTACAACGAAAACAACCAGTGGTTCCAGTTTAGCCAGGGTCGTGCTACTCTTCTCAGAATGGGTGAGAACCTGATCAATATGATGAAGGCCAGCAATGATCCACGTCTTAGCGTATACGCTGCGGTTGCACCCGGTGGAGGTTATGTTGGTGCTGCTCCTGGTTCTGAGAACCAGAATGCTTCCGAATTGGGAACTTACATGGCAGGTCAGACCTCTCCTATTACACTCGCAGGATATGTAGAAGCGTTGTTCATCAAAGCTGAAGCAAACCTCATCCTGGGTAAAACACAGGAAGCTGCTGATGCCTACAACACTGCTGTGCTCACACATGTTCAAAACGCAACAGGTAGCCCTGCTCCAGCTGCATTTGTAACTGCTTACGCCAGCGAAACTGCGGCATCTATCACGAAGGAAAAAATCATGAATCAGAAATATGTTGCGCTGTTCGCACAGATAGAAGCATATACTGACTGGCGCCGTACAGGCTTCCCAACACTCACGCCTAACCCGCATAATGTGTTGAACAAACCTGCTATTCCACGCCGCCTGCCTACTGACCAGAATGAACGCCTGTACAACAAAAACGCTGTTGTGACAAGTGATATCCTGAAACCAGTATGGTGGGATGAATAA
- a CDS encoding SusC/RagA family TonB-linked outer membrane protein codes for MKRGLLLWLLVAISVMHAAAQTRTITGTVKDSKGNSPIPGVSVAVKGKGTGTSTGPTGTYKLQVANGTTLVFSFIGYTSQEVVVGDQNVVDITLEEDKKQLNEVVVTALGITREKKSLGYNVQSVKGEDLVRAGENNIIESLSSKAAGVQVIGSGGTPGASSKILIRGNSTFTGNNQPLIVIDGVPVDNSTNSTVSQTYPYNANLQGVNNSNRALDINPDDIASVTILKGPSAAALYGARAGNGAIIYTTKRGKAGSVHVTYDFNAGFDKVSQLPKEQHIYAQGSIKNGVPVYLPNFTTTAPVVESWGPKISSLNGVTAHDNTKDFFQTGTNFTHNVSATGGNDVSTYRISLSRADQKGIVPNTNFYRTSVRANFDTKVTQRLSMNASMSYAATEGTKAQNGSNTSGVMLPLMRTPASFDLKDYLKPDGSSKNFVNNYDNPYWTTANNPFQDKVDRFVGNIGANYEINNWLKATYKLGADVYTDGRKQIFAIGSNGYPTGQLEENTIRNRQYYSDLILSGHKEFNEKYSITANVGGNVTQTQTQNLYGRGTDLSIPNYNNLGNASTLYSDEATVLTRSSALFYDVQFGYKNMLFIGTTGRNEWSSTFGLHKNNFFYPSVNASFVFTDLVPKNDILTYGKLRGAIARGGLAPDPYTSLTYYVKPYFADGFTDGNSFPFQKQNGFVYNNVIGNANLKPQTAVEKEIGLDLKFFDARLNVEATYYHKKTSDLLVRRPLAGSSGFQKIVDNTGAMVNKGWEISLSGDVIRSRDFNWNININFTRNKNEVLELGEGVSEIDVEPAFTSIGSFAIVGKPYGALYASRWKRTDKGELIIGSNGLPIVDAQNGNIGNPFPDWTAGARSTFNYKGITLGVLFDIRQGGKIWNGTIARMHQLGRTEESADRERTYVIPGVTDDGTGKLIPNTQAITAEKYFKSYLGDGAGSATENAVYDGSWVRLREVSLSYRWNLKGQKIIRFIELTGTGRNLWLSTKYPGVDPETSLTGAGSNLTGFDYFNNPGTKSYAIGVKLGL; via the coding sequence ATGAAAAGAGGACTACTCTTGTGGCTGCTCGTGGCCATTAGCGTCATGCATGCTGCTGCGCAGACGCGAACGATTACTGGTACAGTAAAAGATAGCAAGGGTAACTCCCCTATTCCGGGAGTTTCCGTGGCTGTTAAAGGTAAAGGTACCGGTACCTCCACCGGTCCGACCGGTACTTACAAGCTCCAGGTTGCTAACGGTACTACGTTGGTATTTTCATTCATCGGCTACACTTCCCAGGAAGTAGTAGTAGGCGATCAAAACGTAGTGGACATCACCCTGGAAGAGGATAAGAAACAACTCAACGAGGTGGTAGTGACCGCGTTGGGTATTACCAGGGAAAAGAAAAGCCTCGGTTATAACGTGCAGTCCGTGAAAGGTGAAGACCTGGTACGTGCTGGTGAGAACAACATTATCGAGTCACTGTCTTCCAAAGCTGCCGGTGTTCAGGTAATTGGTTCCGGTGGTACACCGGGTGCTTCTTCCAAAATCCTGATCCGTGGTAACTCTACCTTTACTGGTAATAACCAACCACTGATCGTTATTGACGGAGTACCTGTCGACAACTCCACAAACTCCACTGTATCACAGACTTATCCGTATAATGCCAACTTGCAGGGAGTGAACAACTCTAACCGCGCCTTGGACATCAACCCGGATGATATCGCTTCTGTGACTATTCTGAAAGGCCCCTCTGCAGCAGCGCTGTATGGTGCCCGTGCAGGTAACGGTGCCATTATTTACACTACTAAAAGAGGTAAAGCCGGTTCCGTGCACGTGACTTACGACTTTAACGCTGGCTTTGATAAAGTGAGCCAACTGCCTAAAGAGCAGCATATTTATGCGCAGGGCTCTATCAAAAATGGCGTGCCTGTTTATCTGCCTAACTTTACAACTACTGCTCCTGTTGTTGAAAGCTGGGGTCCTAAAATCAGCTCTCTGAACGGCGTTACAGCTCATGACAACACCAAGGACTTCTTCCAGACAGGTACTAACTTTACCCACAACGTATCTGCTACAGGTGGTAATGATGTTTCTACTTACCGTATCTCTCTGAGCCGTGCAGACCAGAAAGGTATCGTTCCTAATACCAACTTCTATCGTACGTCTGTTCGTGCTAACTTCGATACAAAGGTTACACAGCGCCTGAGCATGAATGCCTCTATGAGCTATGCTGCTACAGAAGGCACCAAAGCACAGAATGGGAGCAATACATCCGGTGTTATGCTGCCGCTGATGAGGACTCCGGCCAGCTTTGATCTGAAAGATTACCTCAAACCTGATGGTTCCAGCAAGAACTTCGTTAACAACTACGATAACCCTTACTGGACAACTGCGAACAACCCATTCCAGGATAAAGTTGACCGTTTCGTGGGTAACATCGGTGCTAACTACGAAATCAACAACTGGTTGAAAGCTACCTATAAACTGGGGGCTGACGTATACACAGACGGAAGAAAACAAATATTTGCTATCGGCTCTAACGGTTACCCTACCGGCCAGCTGGAAGAAAATACCATCAGGAACAGACAGTATTACTCTGACCTGATCCTTAGCGGTCATAAGGAATTTAACGAGAAATATTCCATTACTGCCAATGTTGGTGGTAACGTAACTCAAACGCAAACACAAAATCTGTATGGCCGCGGTACAGATCTCTCTATCCCAAATTATAACAATCTGGGTAATGCTTCTACGCTGTATTCAGACGAAGCTACAGTTCTCACTCGTAGCTCCGCACTGTTTTATGATGTACAGTTCGGCTACAAAAACATGCTTTTCATTGGTACTACCGGTCGTAATGAATGGTCCTCAACCTTCGGATTGCATAAGAACAACTTCTTCTATCCTTCTGTGAACGCATCATTTGTATTTACAGACCTGGTACCGAAGAATGACATCCTGACCTATGGTAAACTGAGAGGTGCTATCGCCCGCGGTGGTTTAGCTCCTGATCCATATACTTCCCTTACGTATTACGTGAAGCCTTACTTTGCTGACGGTTTTACAGATGGTAACTCCTTCCCCTTCCAGAAGCAGAATGGTTTCGTCTACAACAACGTCATTGGTAACGCGAACCTGAAACCACAGACCGCGGTTGAAAAAGAAATTGGTTTGGACCTGAAGTTTTTTGACGCCCGTTTGAATGTTGAAGCGACTTATTATCATAAGAAAACTTCTGACTTGCTGGTAAGAAGACCACTGGCGGGTTCTTCCGGGTTCCAGAAAATAGTGGACAACACCGGTGCTATGGTAAACAAAGGATGGGAAATTTCACTGTCTGGTGATGTGATTCGTTCAAGAGATTTCAACTGGAATATCAATATCAATTTTACAAGAAACAAAAACGAAGTATTGGAACTGGGTGAAGGTGTTTCTGAAATTGATGTTGAACCGGCGTTTACTTCTATCGGTTCCTTCGCTATCGTTGGCAAGCCTTACGGCGCCCTCTATGCTTCCAGGTGGAAACGTACTGACAAAGGAGAGTTGATTATCGGCTCAAATGGTCTGCCAATTGTTGATGCTCAAAACGGTAACATTGGTAATCCATTCCCAGACTGGACCGCAGGTGCAAGATCTACATTCAACTATAAAGGCATTACACTGGGTGTACTCTTCGATATCCGCCAGGGCGGTAAAATTTGGAATGGTACTATTGCCAGAATGCACCAATTGGGTAGAACTGAAGAATCTGCTGACAGGGAAAGAACTTATGTTATTCCTGGTGTGACCGATGATGGTACTGGTAAACTGATACCTAATACACAGGCAATTACTGCAGAGAAATATTTCAAATCATATCTGGGTGATGGTGCAGGTTCTGCGACAGAGAACGCCGTATATGATGGCTCCTGGGTACGTCTGAGAGAAGTATCCCTCTCTTATCGCTGGAATCTGAAAGGTCAGAAAATCATTCGTTTTATTGAACTGACAGGTACTGGCCGCAACCTGTGGTTGTCTACCAAGTATCCTGGTGTAGATCCTGAAACCAGCTTGACTGGTGCAGGTTCTAACCTGACTGGATTTGATTACTTTAATAACCCGGGTACCAAAAGCTACGCCATTGGTGTGAAACTGGGCTTATAA